A portion of the Streptomyces platensis genome contains these proteins:
- a CDS encoding DUF2530 domain-containing protein codes for MWKKSELREAPAPLEGPVVGTIIGGTIIWFVLFLGQLPFYGWFADNGHAWWVWTCLAGGGLGLIGIWYVRGRDAALKRAAAADHS; via the coding sequence ATGTGGAAGAAGTCCGAACTGCGCGAGGCCCCGGCGCCTCTCGAAGGTCCTGTCGTCGGCACGATCATCGGCGGCACCATCATCTGGTTCGTCCTCTTCCTCGGTCAGCTCCCGTTCTACGGCTGGTTCGCCGACAACGGCCACGCCTGGTGGGTGTGGACCTGTCTGGCCGGCGGCGGCCTGGGCCTGATCGGCATCTGGTACGTCCGCGGACGGGATGCCGCGCTCAAGCGCGCCGCGGCTGCCGACCACTCCTGA
- a CDS encoding NCS2 family permease — protein sequence MSPSATTPVDALKDPGPKPPKNGFDAFFKISERGSTVGRELRGGLATFFAMAYIIVLNPIILGSGVDKFGNHLDNAQLVTATALIAGLSTVLMGVIGNVPIAIAAGLGINAVVALQLAPKMSWPDAMGMVVLAGLVLMLLVASGLRQRVMDAIPNGLRRAIAIGIGLFISLIGLVDAGFVTRNPDAAHTTVPMGLGQGGQLKGWPVLVFIIGLALMFVLIVRKVRGAILIGMISMALLAIGINAVVKIPDAAWGLAVPNLPEKIIDTPDFGLIGQISLFGGFKEVGILTGCLFVFTVLLSGFFDAMGTIIGVGEEAGLLNNETGQLPNMGRILMVDGIAVAGGGFGSASANTCFVESTAGVGEGARTGLANVMTGGLFLLALIFTPLATVVPAQAATPALVVVGFLIMASNVGDIDWGDFTIGIPAFLTLVSMPFTYSITNGIGLGVLAFILLRAATGRIKEVPWLLNAVGLCFLVYFLLDPIEQALGVK from the coding sequence ATGTCCCCCTCGGCCACCACGCCGGTCGACGCCCTCAAAGACCCAGGTCCGAAGCCTCCCAAGAATGGCTTCGACGCCTTCTTCAAGATCTCCGAGCGGGGGTCGACGGTCGGCCGCGAACTGCGCGGCGGGCTGGCGACGTTCTTCGCGATGGCCTACATCATCGTGCTGAACCCGATCATTCTCGGTTCCGGAGTCGATAAGTTCGGCAACCATCTCGACAACGCCCAGCTGGTCACCGCCACCGCGCTGATTGCCGGACTGAGCACGGTCCTGATGGGCGTCATCGGCAATGTCCCGATCGCCATCGCCGCCGGCCTCGGCATCAACGCCGTGGTGGCGCTTCAGCTCGCCCCCAAGATGAGCTGGCCGGACGCCATGGGCATGGTCGTGCTCGCGGGTCTGGTGCTGATGCTCCTGGTCGCCTCGGGTCTGCGGCAGCGGGTGATGGACGCGATCCCCAACGGGCTGCGGCGGGCCATCGCCATCGGCATCGGTCTGTTCATCTCGCTGATCGGCCTGGTCGACGCGGGCTTTGTGACCCGTAACCCGGACGCCGCGCACACCACCGTCCCGATGGGCCTGGGCCAGGGCGGACAGCTCAAGGGCTGGCCGGTGCTGGTCTTCATCATCGGACTGGCGCTGATGTTCGTGCTGATCGTGCGCAAGGTCCGGGGCGCGATCCTGATCGGCATGATCTCGATGGCCCTGCTCGCGATCGGCATCAACGCCGTGGTCAAGATCCCGGACGCGGCCTGGGGCCTGGCGGTCCCCAACCTGCCGGAAAAGATCATCGACACCCCGGACTTCGGACTGATCGGTCAGATCAGCCTCTTCGGCGGCTTCAAGGAAGTCGGCATCCTGACCGGCTGCCTCTTCGTCTTCACCGTGCTGCTCTCCGGCTTCTTCGACGCGATGGGCACCATCATCGGCGTCGGCGAGGAGGCCGGCCTGCTGAACAACGAGACCGGCCAGCTGCCGAACATGGGCCGGATCCTGATGGTCGACGGCATCGCGGTCGCGGGCGGCGGCTTCGGTTCCGCCTCCGCCAACACCTGCTTCGTGGAGTCCACCGCCGGAGTCGGCGAGGGCGCCCGCACCGGTCTCGCGAACGTGATGACCGGCGGCCTCTTCCTGCTCGCGCTGATCTTCACGCCGCTGGCGACCGTCGTCCCCGCCCAGGCCGCGACGCCCGCGCTGGTGGTCGTCGGCTTCCTGATCATGGCCTCGAACGTCGGGGACATCGACTGGGGCGACTTCACCATCGGCATCCCGGCGTTCCTGACGCTCGTCTCGATGCCGTTCACCTACAGCATCACCAACGGCATCGGCCTCGGCGTGCTGGCCTTCATCCTGCTGCGCGCGGCGACCGGCCGGATCAAGGAGGTCCCCTGGCTGCTGAACGCGGTCGGCCTCTGCTTCCTGGTCTACTTCCTGCTCGACCCGATCGAGCAGGCCCTCGGGGTCAAGTAG
- a CDS encoding MarR family winged helix-turn-helix transcriptional regulator, giving the protein MPELSSLQPDGPEVPPDDAAAVNALRSAVMRLSRRLKHQRVDESLSPTEMSVLGTLARCGHATPGELARKEHVQPPSMTRIVAMLEAKGLVRLEPHPDDRRQKVVTQTEQAEAMLEESRRKRNAWLAELASGLDEDEWAKVRAAAPVLEKLAQL; this is encoded by the coding sequence ATGCCGGAACTGTCCTCCCTTCAGCCCGACGGGCCGGAGGTGCCCCCTGACGACGCGGCCGCGGTGAACGCCCTGCGGTCCGCCGTGATGCGCCTGTCGCGCCGACTCAAGCACCAGCGGGTCGACGAATCGCTGAGCCCCACCGAGATGTCGGTGCTCGGCACTCTCGCCCGGTGCGGCCATGCCACCCCCGGCGAGCTGGCCCGCAAGGAGCATGTGCAGCCGCCGTCGATGACCCGCATCGTGGCCATGCTGGAGGCCAAGGGACTGGTCCGGCTCGAACCGCACCCCGACGATCGCCGCCAGAAGGTTGTCACGCAGACCGAGCAGGCCGAGGCGATGCTCGAAGAGAGCCGCCGTAAGCGCAACGCCTGGCTCGCCGAGCTGGCCTCCGGGCTGGACGAGGACGAGTGGGCGAAGGTGCGGGCCGCCGCGCCCGTGCTGGAGAAGCTCGCGCAGCTGTAG
- a CDS encoding MFS transporter, whose product MSTGSGADSAPAPNSHDDTVSDDATATAPGSAPAVAAGPAATPRTGTFSSLRIRNYRLFATGQMVSNTGTWMQRIAQDWLVLSLTGSSTAVGITTALQFLPMLLFGLYGGVIADRFAKRKLLLFTQSAMGVTGLALAALTLSGQVQVWHVYLTAFVLGLVTVLDNPARQAFVSEMVGQDELRNAVSLNSANFQSARLIGPAVAGVLITAFGSGWAFLLNGLSFIAPLTGLLMMRTAELHKVDRVPRSKGQLREGLRYVSGRPDLIWPIVLVGFIGTFGFNFPIWLTAFVHHVYHQGAGTYSLFNGLMAAGSLIGALLAARRASSRLRLVVGAAMLFGALEIAAALAPSFWVFAALLVLIGTVGLTINVTANSSIQMATDPAMRGRVMSLFMMVFVGGTPLGAPLVGWITDSFGPRIGFMAGGVVSLAAALLIGLILARVGGLRLKIDLRRGHQHLAFVPRVPDDRSAERNLTPAA is encoded by the coding sequence TTGAGTACGGGATCCGGAGCAGACTCCGCCCCCGCACCGAACTCCCACGACGACACGGTTTCCGACGACGCGACCGCGACCGCTCCGGGCTCCGCCCCGGCTGTCGCCGCCGGCCCCGCCGCCACACCGCGCACGGGCACGTTCAGCTCCCTACGCATACGCAACTACCGACTCTTCGCCACCGGCCAGATGGTGTCCAACACGGGCACCTGGATGCAGCGCATCGCCCAGGACTGGCTGGTGCTGAGCCTCACCGGCTCGTCCACCGCGGTCGGTATCACCACCGCGCTGCAATTCCTGCCGATGCTGCTCTTCGGCCTCTACGGCGGCGTCATCGCCGACCGATTCGCCAAGCGGAAGCTGCTGCTCTTCACCCAGTCCGCCATGGGCGTCACCGGCCTGGCCCTCGCCGCGCTCACGCTGAGCGGGCAGGTGCAGGTCTGGCACGTCTACCTGACCGCCTTCGTGCTCGGCCTGGTCACCGTCCTCGACAACCCCGCCCGGCAGGCCTTCGTCTCCGAAATGGTCGGCCAGGACGAGCTGCGCAACGCCGTCAGCCTCAACTCCGCCAACTTCCAGTCCGCGCGGCTGATCGGGCCCGCCGTCGCCGGTGTCCTGATCACCGCCTTCGGCAGCGGCTGGGCCTTCCTGCTCAACGGTCTCTCGTTCATCGCCCCGCTCACGGGCCTGCTGATGATGCGCACCGCCGAACTCCACAAGGTCGACCGCGTCCCGCGCAGCAAGGGTCAGCTGCGGGAGGGCCTGCGGTATGTGTCCGGCCGCCCCGACCTGATCTGGCCCATCGTCCTGGTCGGCTTCATCGGGACCTTCGGATTCAACTTCCCGATCTGGCTGACCGCGTTCGTGCACCACGTCTACCACCAGGGTGCGGGGACGTACTCCCTGTTCAACGGGCTGATGGCGGCCGGTTCGCTGATCGGCGCGCTGCTCGCGGCCCGTCGCGCGAGCTCCCGGCTGCGGCTGGTGGTGGGGGCGGCGATGCTCTTCGGCGCCCTGGAGATCGCGGCCGCGCTGGCCCCGTCGTTCTGGGTGTTCGCGGCGCTGCTGGTCCTGATCGGCACGGTCGGTCTGACGATCAATGTCACGGCCAATTCGAGCATCCAGATGGCCACCGATCCGGCCATGCGCGGCCGGGTGATGAGCCTGTTCATGATGGTCTTCGTGGGCGGCACCCCGCTCGGCGCACCGCTGGTCGGCTGGATCACCGACAGCTTCGGCCCGCGGATCGGCTTCATGGCGGGCGGTGTGGTCTCACTGGCGGCCGCCCTCCTCATCGGTCTGATCCTCGCCAGGGTGGGCGGTCTGCGCCTCAAGATCGACCTGCGCCGCGGCCATCAGCACCTCGCCTTCGTGCCCCGGGTCCCGGACGATCGGTCCGCGGAGCGGAATCTGACACCGGCGGCGTAG
- the thpR gene encoding RNA 2',3'-cyclic phosphodiesterase, whose translation MRLFAAVLPPAPAIEELAAEVAQLKKLPAAGRLRWAGRESWHFTLAFYGEVPEETVPDLAERLARAAHRRDPYELRIAGGGRFSDRVVWAGADGDRPAMRHLADASSAAGRRAGLSMDDEHRPYTPHLTLARNRVPGLDLRPYATALKDFAGTAWTVESLALVCSHPPVAGVAGTQPRYETVGSWALGH comes from the coding sequence ATGAGACTCTTCGCCGCCGTCCTGCCCCCCGCTCCCGCGATCGAGGAACTGGCCGCCGAGGTGGCGCAGTTGAAGAAGCTCCCGGCCGCCGGCCGGCTGCGCTGGGCCGGCCGGGAGAGCTGGCACTTCACCCTCGCCTTCTACGGGGAGGTGCCCGAGGAGACCGTCCCCGACCTGGCCGAGCGGCTGGCCCGGGCCGCCCACCGCCGCGACCCCTACGAGCTGCGGATCGCCGGCGGCGGCCGCTTCTCGGACCGGGTGGTGTGGGCCGGGGCCGACGGCGACCGCCCCGCCATGCGCCATCTGGCCGACGCGTCCTCCGCGGCGGGCCGCCGGGCCGGTCTCAGCATGGACGACGAGCACCGCCCGTACACCCCGCACCTCACCCTCGCCAGAAACCGCGTCCCCGGCCTGGACCTCCGCCCGTACGCGACCGCCCTCAAGGACTTCGCCGGCACCGCCTGGACGGTCGAGTCCCTCGCCCTGGTGTGCAGCCATCCCCCGGTCGCGGGCGTGGCGGGCACACAGCCGCGGTACGAAACGGTGGGGTCCTGGGCGCTGGGGCACTGA
- a CDS encoding aldo/keto reductase produces the protein MKYTQLGRTGLKVSRLVLGTMNFGPQTDEADSHTIMDAAQQAGINFFDTANVYGWGANKGRTEEIVGSWFAKGGGRRDKTVLATKLYANMATDDGKVWPNHDKLSALNIRRSVDASLKRLGTDYIDLYQFHHVDRDTPWDEIWQAMDVLVQQGKILYVGSSNHAGWHIARANETAARRGSYGLVSEQCLYNLAERRAEMEVIPAAEGYGLGVIPWSPLHGGLLGGALRKEREGGAARSGAGRSADALANSTIRAQIQSYEDLLDKHGLEPGEVALAWLLTRPGVTGPIVGPRTADQLASALRAVELTLPDELLASLDEIFPGPGPTPEAFAW, from the coding sequence ATGAAGTACACGCAGCTCGGACGCACCGGACTCAAGGTCAGCCGACTCGTCCTCGGGACGATGAACTTCGGGCCTCAGACGGACGAGGCCGACAGCCACACCATCATGGACGCGGCGCAGCAGGCCGGCATCAACTTCTTCGACACCGCCAATGTCTATGGCTGGGGTGCCAACAAGGGCCGTACGGAAGAGATCGTCGGCTCGTGGTTCGCCAAGGGCGGCGGCCGGCGGGACAAGACCGTGCTGGCCACCAAGCTCTACGCCAACATGGCGACGGACGACGGCAAGGTCTGGCCCAACCACGACAAGCTCTCCGCGCTCAACATCCGGCGGTCGGTGGACGCCAGCCTCAAGCGGCTGGGCACCGACTACATCGACCTCTACCAGTTCCACCACGTCGACCGGGACACGCCCTGGGACGAGATCTGGCAGGCCATGGACGTGCTCGTCCAGCAGGGCAAGATCCTCTACGTCGGCTCGTCCAACCACGCCGGGTGGCATATCGCCCGCGCCAACGAGACCGCCGCCCGCCGCGGCTCGTACGGCCTGGTCAGCGAGCAGTGCCTCTACAACCTCGCCGAGCGGCGCGCCGAGATGGAGGTCATCCCGGCCGCCGAGGGCTACGGCCTGGGCGTCATCCCGTGGTCCCCGCTGCACGGCGGGCTGCTGGGCGGTGCCCTGCGCAAGGAGCGCGAGGGCGGTGCGGCCCGCTCGGGCGCCGGCCGCTCGGCCGACGCGCTCGCCAACTCCACGATCCGCGCCCAGATCCAGTCGTACGAGGATCTGCTCGACAAGCACGGTCTGGAGCCCGGCGAGGTGGCCCTGGCGTGGCTGCTCACCCGGCCCGGGGTCACCGGCCCGATCGTCGGCCCGCGCACCGCGGACCAGCTCGCCTCCGCGCTGCGGGCCGTCGAACTGACCCTCCCGGACGAGCTGCTCGCCTCGCTCGACGAGATCTTCCCCGGCCCCGGGCCGACCCCGGAGGCCTTCGCCTGGTGA
- a CDS encoding TetR/AcrR family transcriptional regulator, translated as MARPRDPHRRTEILDAVIGHLAETGIAHLSLRPLAQALGHSTRVLTHHFADKDALLTAVLRRLDEIQHRQLRATEGWDDTTRGIGALVRDSWRRHLEPENIGATRLIHEIEGLAAAGRLGGRVPAFLADRAEFVAGALQARGLAPAAARVRATFLNSAYAGLQTDFLVTGDRARTEAALAELCALADSWTAPGS; from the coding sequence ATGGCCAGGCCCCGCGACCCGCACCGCCGTACCGAGATCCTCGATGCGGTCATCGGCCACCTCGCCGAGACCGGGATCGCCCACCTCTCCCTGCGCCCGCTGGCCCAGGCGCTCGGGCACAGCACACGGGTGCTCACCCACCACTTCGCGGACAAGGACGCGCTGCTGACGGCAGTGCTGCGGCGGCTGGACGAGATCCAGCACCGGCAGCTGCGGGCCACCGAGGGCTGGGACGACACCACCCGCGGCATCGGGGCGCTCGTGCGGGACTCCTGGCGGCGCCATCTGGAGCCGGAGAACATCGGCGCGACCCGGCTCATCCACGAGATCGAGGGCCTGGCGGCGGCCGGCCGGCTCGGCGGCCGGGTCCCCGCATTCCTCGCGGACCGCGCCGAGTTCGTGGCCGGCGCCCTCCAGGCGCGCGGTCTCGCCCCCGCCGCGGCACGCGTCCGTGCCACCTTCCTGAACAGCGCCTACGCGGGCCTTCAGACCGACTTCCTGGTCACCGGCGACCGCGCGCGCACCGAGGCGGCGCTGGCGGAACTGTGCGCGCTGGCCGACTCATGGACGGCGCCGGGCTCCTGA
- a CDS encoding GDSL-type esterase/lipase family protein gives MFVGDSMTIGATGDFTWRYRMWQHLNATCAGPYRIVGPRHTLHDPAEGTAASTAYADPGFPDEARRHLAGWGEGWLHMAPLIGDAVRGHQADTLLVSLGLIDLGFYTNAEQTAENVRHFVAQARQAAPHIRAVLMPVIPNVRASADPAFGTECTRFNELLAKAVADLSTPASPLLLTSEPEGWDTGRATYDGTHPSEHGEHLLAGAFAQAMHQAWGVGGPYRAEVASGAAVPAG, from the coding sequence ATGTTCGTCGGCGACTCCATGACGATCGGCGCCACCGGCGACTTCACCTGGCGTTACCGCATGTGGCAGCACCTGAACGCGACCTGCGCCGGGCCGTACCGCATCGTCGGACCGCGCCACACGCTCCATGACCCCGCCGAGGGCACCGCCGCCTCCACCGCCTACGCCGACCCCGGCTTCCCCGACGAGGCCCGCCGCCATCTCGCGGGCTGGGGCGAGGGCTGGCTGCACATGGCCCCGCTGATCGGCGACGCGGTACGCGGACATCAGGCCGACACCCTGCTGGTCTCGCTCGGCCTGATAGACCTCGGTTTCTACACGAACGCCGAGCAGACCGCGGAGAACGTACGGCACTTCGTGGCACAGGCACGCCAGGCGGCGCCGCACATCCGGGCGGTGCTGATGCCGGTGATCCCCAACGTCCGGGCGTCGGCGGACCCCGCCTTCGGCACCGAATGCACCCGCTTCAACGAACTCCTGGCCAAGGCCGTCGCCGATCTCTCCACCCCCGCCTCCCCGTTGCTGCTGACCTCCGAACCGGAGGGCTGGGATACGGGCCGCGCCACCTACGACGGGACCCATCCCTCGGAGCACGGCGAGCACTTGCTGGCGGGCGCGTTCGCCCAGGCGATGCATCAGGCGTGGGGCGTCGGCGGGCCGTACCGCGCCGAGGTGGCGTCCGGGGCGGCCGTACCGGCAGGGTGA
- a CDS encoding PPOX class F420-dependent oxidoreductase has translation MTNPPSPGLAPFERQGAILLTSYKRDGTGVGTPMNIAVDGDHAYFRTYGDAWKTKRMRNFPEVEIRPSTWRGRPTGPAVKARVRLLDPQTREYRRAERSLTRKYPLLHGLVVPLVHRLKKQRTLHYELRLTEGDGPAGA, from the coding sequence ATGACGAATCCCCCGAGCCCCGGCCTCGCCCCCTTCGAGCGGCAGGGGGCGATTCTGCTGACCTCGTACAAGCGGGACGGCACCGGCGTCGGCACCCCGATGAATATCGCCGTCGACGGCGACCACGCCTACTTCCGCACGTACGGCGACGCCTGGAAGACCAAGCGGATGCGCAACTTCCCGGAGGTGGAGATCCGCCCCTCCACCTGGCGGGGGCGGCCCACCGGACCCGCCGTCAAGGCGCGGGTGCGGCTGCTGGATCCGCAGACCCGGGAGTACCGGCGGGCCGAACGCTCGCTGACCCGGAAATATCCGCTGCTTCACGGGCTGGTGGTGCCGCTCGTGCACCGGCTGAAGAAGCAGCGGACGCTCCATTACGAGCTGCGGCTGACCGAGGGGGACGGCCCGGCGGGAGCCTGA
- a CDS encoding TetR/AcrR family transcriptional regulator yields the protein MTTTEHSGSGDVSRSLELLWGLGDRPSRGPKPGLTLDRIVTTAVAVADAEGLGALSMRRVATDLGVGTMSLYRYVPGKAELLDLMLDKVAEFDADAHPDPAAGWRPAMEALAHASRRQYHRHPWLLQVDQARPLLGPNALDSLEYSVRALAGTGLTDREKIHVLVSFGGFLAGISRTELNSTLAEKRTGISDADFWQSQEPVLSKAMLSGRYPALAALDENTFAGDDSPVFELGLSALLDGFAALIAARTARTDAP from the coding sequence ATGACGACGACAGAACACAGCGGCAGCGGCGATGTCTCGCGCAGCCTGGAGCTGCTCTGGGGCCTCGGCGACCGGCCCAGCCGCGGACCCAAGCCGGGCCTCACCCTCGACCGCATCGTCACCACGGCGGTGGCGGTCGCCGATGCCGAAGGGCTCGGTGCGCTGTCCATGCGCCGGGTCGCCACCGACCTCGGCGTCGGCACCATGTCCCTCTACCGCTACGTCCCGGGCAAGGCCGAACTCCTCGACCTGATGCTGGACAAGGTCGCGGAGTTCGACGCCGACGCCCACCCCGACCCGGCCGCCGGCTGGCGCCCCGCGATGGAGGCCCTCGCCCACGCCAGCCGGCGGCAGTACCACCGGCACCCCTGGCTGCTCCAGGTCGACCAGGCCCGCCCACTGCTCGGCCCCAACGCCCTGGACTCCCTGGAGTACTCGGTGCGCGCCCTGGCCGGCACCGGTCTGACCGACCGCGAGAAGATCCACGTCCTGGTGTCCTTCGGCGGCTTCCTCGCCGGCATTTCCCGCACCGAGCTCAACTCCACGCTCGCCGAGAAGCGGACCGGCATCAGCGATGCGGACTTCTGGCAGTCACAGGAGCCGGTGCTGTCCAAGGCGATGCTGAGCGGCCGCTACCCCGCCCTCGCCGCCCTGGACGAGAACACCTTCGCCGGTGACGACTCCCCCGTCTTCGAGCTGGGGCTGTCCGCACTCCTGGACGGATTCGCGGCGCTCATCGCCGCCCGTACCGCCCGAACGGACGCACCATGA
- a CDS encoding ATP-binding cassette domain-containing protein: MPPDVAVLAEGLEKRYGDKRALDGLDLTVRRGTVHGLLGPNGAGKTTVVRILATLLRPDGGRAAVAGHEVTREPDRVRARIGLAGQYAAVDGILTGRQNLEMFGRLFHLGARRSRARATELLEQFGLGGAAGKSVKGYSGGMRRRLDLAASLILAPEVLFLDEPTTGLDPRSRNEVWEAVRRLAAAGTTVLLTTQYLDEADRLADRISVVEHGRTIADGTPAALKRQVGGESLHVVLHDPADLPHAVRAVARVAADGVRPTADEAERRVGAPVTAGVAALTEVARTLQDAGVGVEDIGLRRPTLDEVFLRLTGRPAARTGEEASA, from the coding sequence ATGCCGCCCGATGTGGCGGTGCTCGCGGAGGGACTGGAGAAGCGGTACGGCGACAAGCGGGCGCTGGACGGCCTCGACCTCACCGTCCGCCGCGGCACGGTGCACGGCCTGCTCGGACCGAACGGTGCCGGCAAGACCACGGTCGTCCGCATCCTGGCCACCCTGCTGCGCCCGGACGGCGGCCGGGCGGCGGTCGCCGGGCACGAGGTGACGCGGGAGCCGGACCGGGTACGCGCCAGGATCGGTCTGGCCGGTCAATACGCCGCCGTGGACGGGATCCTGACCGGACGGCAGAACCTGGAGATGTTCGGCAGGCTCTTCCACCTCGGCGCCCGCCGGTCCCGGGCCCGGGCCACCGAGCTGCTGGAACAGTTCGGACTGGGCGGCGCGGCCGGGAAATCCGTCAAGGGCTACAGCGGCGGGATGCGCCGCCGCCTCGACCTCGCCGCGAGCCTGATCCTCGCCCCCGAGGTGCTGTTCCTGGACGAGCCGACCACCGGCCTCGACCCCCGCAGCCGCAACGAGGTCTGGGAGGCGGTCCGCCGGCTCGCCGCGGCCGGCACCACCGTGCTGCTGACCACCCAATACCTCGACGAGGCGGACCGGCTGGCCGACCGGATCTCCGTCGTCGAGCACGGCCGGACGATCGCCGACGGCACACCCGCCGCACTGAAACGGCAGGTCGGCGGGGAGAGCCTGCATGTGGTGCTGCACGACCCGGCCGACCTCCCGCACGCGGTACGGGCCGTGGCGCGGGTCGCCGCGGACGGCGTACGGCCCACGGCGGACGAGGCGGAGCGGCGGGTCGGGGCCCCGGTGACGGCAGGCGTGGCGGCCCTGACCGAGGTCGCGCGCACCCTCCAGGACGCGGGCGTCGGCGTCGAGGACATCGGGCTGCGCCGCCCGACGCTCGACGAGGTCTTTCTGCGGCTCACCGGACGCCCGGCGGCCAGGACCGGCGAGGAGGCGTCCGCATGA
- a CDS encoding ABC transporter permease, translated as MSAGTVLHIPHDGRPGPAGPDDGPARRLYWAVADCLTIVRRDLTHLVRQPVIIAWQLGFPIVSVVLFVYVFGSAMHVGGGVDYPTFAMPGIFAMTISFGFMNTAMAVVVDRDRGVTDRFRSLPMAPSAVVSGRGVSDLIGASVDLVALAVIAVIVGWRSHGSPAATLAAFGLLLLLRFALIWIGVYLGLLVPGQETAGGLYAVAMPFGMISSVFTPPSMMPDWLGAIALWNPVSSTAGAIRELFGNPATTGGSWVEQHAVLMAVLWPVALTAVFLPLAVRRFQRLSR; from the coding sequence ATGAGCGCAGGAACCGTGCTGCACATCCCGCACGACGGCCGCCCCGGCCCGGCCGGCCCGGACGACGGCCCCGCGCGCCGCCTCTACTGGGCCGTCGCCGACTGCCTGACCATCGTCCGCCGGGATCTGACCCATCTCGTCCGGCAGCCCGTCATCATCGCCTGGCAGCTGGGCTTCCCGATCGTCTCCGTGGTGCTCTTCGTTTATGTCTTCGGCAGCGCGATGCATGTCGGCGGCGGGGTGGACTACCCGACGTTCGCGATGCCCGGCATCTTCGCGATGACGATTTCCTTCGGTTTCATGAACACCGCGATGGCCGTCGTCGTCGACCGGGACCGCGGTGTCACCGACCGCTTCCGTTCCCTGCCGATGGCACCGTCGGCAGTGGTCAGCGGGCGCGGGGTCTCCGATCTCATCGGCGCGAGCGTCGATCTCGTGGCGCTGGCCGTGATCGCCGTGATCGTCGGCTGGCGCTCCCACGGCAGTCCGGCCGCCACCCTCGCCGCCTTCGGGCTGCTGCTGCTTCTGCGCTTCGCCCTCATCTGGATCGGTGTCTATCTCGGCCTGCTGGTGCCCGGTCAGGAAACGGCCGGCGGCCTCTACGCCGTCGCCATGCCGTTCGGCATGATCTCCAGCGTCTTCACCCCGCCGTCGATGATGCCGGACTGGCTGGGCGCGATCGCCCTGTGGAACCCTGTCTCCTCGACGGCCGGCGCCATCCGGGAGCTCTTCGGCAACCCGGCCACCACGGGCGGCAGTTGGGTGGAACAGCATGCGGTGCTGATGGCGGTGCTCTGGCCGGTCGCCCTCACCGCGGTCTTCCTGCCGCTGGCGGTACGGCGCTTCCAGCGGCTGAGCCGCTGA